The Rhipicephalus sanguineus isolate Rsan-2018 chromosome 7, BIME_Rsan_1.4, whole genome shotgun sequence genome includes a window with the following:
- the LOC119399844 gene encoding uncharacterized protein LOC119399844, producing the protein MWLTAQLILTAGLAQALASNWRSIRSDRLNAGLCPDSDDDLCSNGRPDSTRLACKCDYACAKFGDCCVDAPRSPSREPTHAWRCHPSGFFSLRACPARWPPDDAVRRLCEGWEDRDGFEDDYGGDGSDPVVPPVRHYLEDVPAFSSDSERMYWNVFCAACHGDAVRLSTWPASLDCDSAPLGGRGPGPVVIFDERSLRQLVAAGNLSYVGDNRFLVTDRNEKHRCMLRVQRSGWKSFSQAHLLRSCASGAEAAPRCRNSSAELVSRCGAYTAYVHDRVSRRNYRNYHCALCDVTQKQRLACGAYADDLEPEGNVVSYQWQIEFRVWRNPEDTPLECPDDRRMKDDLTRACLPVGCAPGLVPGPEGMCVPEDVAQPDPFDKPPPACPVIHLGSKYVGLLRNGSLLLNVSRGQVFAPDQFLLVAERQHLPPESLTSQSVRCHAHICAPIFRPIYKLLCKANVVFFIQYTKCFVPNCDLQVNEQNRTIGWYALACACHRISFMWTPSLLFVARLALGVSILCLAVLLVTRLLELHVRRHKMAACLAASAILSQFTLLLEPHIEPFSRGCAALAVAWHYWNLACVAWIVALAGDAYRALHALRSMRPDGRSIRQLGLLCWFGPVIVVAAALAIDRLQPEWPLRPLYGEPLCLLNDSLGSAVFLGMPIAAMLLTAATLLSLVAPRLCGGPPPQTKPAKAEFRADRVRFFRLAAIVLLAVVTWSSPPLAVALGMHQLWYVFFGCLAAQGMVALAAFAPLGRLAARLRGTRSAGVLVASSSVGHLSDPQQVPPLAATTVPIDPVTGPYRKHLPSQAAAVAATQQQSSPSRRSSCKPNLERRFSNKRPLVIEDELETNGKA; encoded by the exons ATGTGGCTAACGGCGCAACTCATTTTGACTGCCGGCCTGGCTCAGGCTCTGGCATCGAACTGGCGCAGCATACGGAGCGACCGGCTCAACGCCGGCCTCTGTCCCGACTCGGACGACGACTTGTGTTCGAACGGTCGACCCGACAGCACGAGGCTGGCCTGCAAGTGCGACTACGCGTGCGCCAAGTTCGGTGACTGCTGCGTGGACGCCCCGCGGAGTCCCAGCCGCGAGCCGACGCACGCCTGGCGGTGCCACCCGAGCGGCTTCTTCTCGCTCAGGGCCTGTCCCGCCCGCTGGCCTCCCGACGACGCCGTGCGTCGACTCTGCGAGGGCTGGGAAGACAGGGACGGCTTCGAGGACGACTACGGCGGCGACGGGAGCGACCCGGTTGTTCCCCCCGTCAGGCACTACCTGGAGGACGTTCCCGCCTTCTCGAGTGACTCGGAGCGCATGTACTGGAACGTCTTCTGCGCCGCGTGCCACGGCGACGCCGTCCGGCTCTCCACGTGGCCCGCCAGCCTGGACTGCGACAGTGCGCCGCTCGGAGGTCGCGGTCCGGGTCCTGTAGTCATATTCGACGAGAGGTCCCTCCGACAGCTCGTGGCCGCCGGGAACCTGAGCTACGTGGGCGACAACCGGTTCCTGGTGACGGACAGGAACGAGAAGCACCGCTGCATGCTCAGAGTACAGAGGTCTGGCTGGAAGTCCTTCTCACAGGCGCACCTTCTTCGCTCGTGCGCGTCGGGCGCCGAAGCGGCCCCGCGATGCCGCAACAGCAGCGCCGAGCTGGTGTCTCGCTGCGGTGCCTACACCGCGTACGTGCACGATAGGGTGTCGCGAAGGAACTACCGCAACTACCACTGCGCACTGTGCGACGTGACGCAGAAGCAGCGGCTCGCGTGCGGCGCGTACGCCGACGACCTCGAGCCGGAGGGCAACGTGGTCTCGTACCAGTGGCAGATCGAGTTCCGCGTCTGGAGGAACCCGGAAGACACCCCGCTCGAGTGTCCCGATGACAGGCGCATGAAGGACGACCTGACGCGAGCCTGCCTGCCCGTGGGCTGCGCGCCGGGTCTGGTACCCGGACCAGAAGGTATGTGCGTGCCCGAAGACGTCGCCCAACCAGACCCGTTCGACAAGCCGCCGCCAGCGTGTCCTGTTATTCACCTGGGGTCCAAGTATGTGGGACTACTTCGAAACGGCTCCTTGCTCCTCAACGTGAGCCGTGGGCAGGTGTTCGCTCCCGACCAGTTCCTCCTTGTGGCGGAG CGCCAACACTTGCCACCTGAAAGCTTGACAAGTCAGTCAGTACGATGCCATGCACACATCTGCGCACCGATTTTCCGTCCTATTTACAAGTTGCTTTGTAAAGCGAATGTAGTTTTCTTTATACAATATACAAAGTGTTTTGTGCCTAACTGTGACTTGCAGGTGAACGAGCAAAACAGAACCATCGGCTGGTACGCTCTGGCCTGCGCCTGCCACCGCATCAGCTTCATGTGGACGCCCTCCCTGCTGTTCGTTGCGAGGCTGGCACTGGGTGTTTCCATCCTCTGCCTCGCCGTCCTCCTGGTCACCAGGCTGCTCGAACTGCACGTGCGGCGCCACAAAATGGCCGCCTGCCTCGCCGCGAGCGCCATCTTGTCGCAGTTCACCCTCCTGCTGGAGCCTCACATCGAACCCTTCAGCCGCGGCTGCGCCGCTCTCGCCGTGGCCTGGCACTACTGGAACTTGGCCTGCGTCGCCTGGATCGTGGCGCTAGCCGGCGACGCGTACCGAGCTCTGCACGCGCTGCGCAGCATGCGTCCGGACGGGCGCTCCATCCGGCAGCTAGGCCTACTCTGCTGGTTCGGCCCGGTGATCGTCGTCGCCGCGGCGTTGGCCATCGACAGGCTCCAACCGGAGTGGCCTCTGAGACCGCTGTACGGCGAGCCTCTGTGCCTGCTCAACGATTCCCTGGGCTCCGCGGTGTTTCTGGGCATGCCCATCGCAGCCATGCTGCTGACGGCGGCCACTTTGCTAAGCCTAGTCGCACCGAGGCTCTGTGGAGGCCCGCCTCCGCAGACGAAGCCTGCCAAGGCCGAGTTCCGAGCCGACCGCGTCCGCTTCTTCCGGCTTGCCGCGATCGTGTTGCTCGCAGTAGTCACGTGGTCTTCGCCGCCGCTCGCCGTGGCGCTGGGTATGCACCAGCTGTGGTACGTGTTCTTCGGCTGCCTCGCCGCTCAGGGCATGGTGGCGCTCGCGGCGTTTGCCCCGCTCGGACGCCTGGCGGCGCGGCTGCGCGGCACGCGGTCGGCGGGCGTGCTCGTCGCAAGTTCGTCGGTGGGACACCTGTCCGACCCGCAGCAGGTGCCGCCGCTGGCCGCCACTACGGTGCCGATCGACCCCGTGACTGGGCCTTATCGCAAGCACTTGCCGTCGCAGGCAGCGGCGGTTGCCGCCACTCAGCAACAGAGTTCGCCCAGTAGGCGCTCGTCGTGCAAGCCCAACCTGGAGCGCCGCTTCAGCAATAAGAGGCCGCTTGTCATCGAGGACGAACTGGAGACCAACGGCAAGGCTTGA